In a single window of the Diospyros lotus cultivar Yz01 chromosome 10, ASM1463336v1, whole genome shotgun sequence genome:
- the LOC127811683 gene encoding ISWI chromatin-remodeling complex ATPase CHR11-like — MAKSSKYEESTEESLSNGSNSSEEEQINGQFNAEDDDEEEIEAVARTTAEDVDNDEDADDDADGDDDQEEEEDDEDEKVVISSEIGKREKARLKEMQRLKKQKIQEILEAQNAAIDADMNNKGKGRLKYLLQQTEIFAHFAKGDQSASKNKTKGRGRHASKITEEEEDEEYLKEEEDGLSGNTRLVAQPSCIQGKMRDYQLAGLNWLIRLYENGINGILADEMGLGKTLQTISLLGYLHEFRGITGPHMVVAPKSTLGNWMNEIKRFCPVLRAIKFLGNPDERKHIRENLLVAGKFDVCVTSFEMAIKEKSALRQFSWRYIIIDEAHRIKNENSLLSKTMRLYKTNYRLLITGTPLQNNLHELWSLLNFLLPEIFSSSETFDQWFQISGDNDQQEVVQQLHKVLRPFLLRRLKSDVEKGLPPKKETILKVGMSQMQKQYYKALLQKDLEVINAGGERKRLLNIAMQLRKCCNHPYLFQGAEPGPPYTTGEHLITNSGKMVLLDKLLRKLKERDSRVLIFSQMTRLLDILEDYLMFCGYQYCRIDGNTGGEDRDASIDAFNKPGSEKFVFLLSTRAGGLGINLATADIVILYDSDWNPQVDLQAQDRAHRIGQKKEVQVFRFCTEYTIEEKVIERAYKKLALDALVIQQGRLAEQKTVNKDELLQMVRFGAEMVFSSKDSTITDEDIDRIIAKGEEATAELDAKMKKFTEDAIKFKMDDTADLYDFDDEKDENKLDFKKIVSENWIEPPKRERKRNYSESEYFKQTMRQSGPARPREPRIPRMPQLHDFQFFNTQRLNELYEKEVRFLMQTHQKNQLKDTIDVDEPEELGDPLTAEEQDEKEQLLEEGFSSWTRRDFNTFIRACEKYGRSDVKSIASEMEGKTEEEVERYAKVFKERYKELNDYDRIIKNIERGEARISRKDEIMKAIGKKLDRYKNPWLELKIQYGQNKGKLYNEECDRFMICMVHKLGYGNWDELKAAFRTSPLFRFDWFVKSRTTQELARRCDTLIRLVERENQEYDERERQARKEKKLAKNMTPSKRALARQAAESPPPTLKKKKQLLMDDYVSSGKRKK, encoded by the exons ATGGCTAAGTCCTCGAAATATGAGGAATCGACGGAGGAATCTCTGTCCAACGGCTCAAATTCGTCCGAGGAAGAGCAAATCAACGGCCAGTTCAACGCAGAGGACGACGACGAGGAGGAGATCGAGGCTGTGGCCAGGACGACGGCCGAAGACGTGGACAACGACGAGGACGCCGATGACGACGCCGACGGAGACGACGAccaggaggaagaagaagacgacgag GATGAGAAGGTGGTGATTAGTAGTGAAATTGGAAAGCGTGAGAAGGCTAGACTAAAAGAAATGCAGAGGTTAAAGAAACAGAAGATTCAAGAAATTCTTGAAGCTCAAAATGCTGCCATTGATGCTGATATG AACAACAAGGGAAAGGGGCGGCTGAAGTATCTCCTGCAGCAGACAGAGATATTTGCTCATTTTGCTAAGGGTGACCAGTCTGCATCTAAGAATAAGACCAAGGGGAG GGGCCGTCATGCTTCAAAGATTactgaagaggaagaagatgaagaatatctcaaggaggaagaagatggtcTCTCTGGAAACACACGGCTGGTGGCTCAACCCTCTT GTATTCAAGGAAAGATGAGGGATTACCAACTTGCTGGATTAAACTGGCTCATCCGATTGTACGAAAATGGCATAAATGGAATTCTTGCAGATGAAATG GGTCTTGGTAAAACATTGCAAACTATCTCTTTGTTGGGCTACCTGCATGAATTCAGAGGAATAACTGGTCCTCACATGGTTGTTGCTCCAAAATCTACACTTGGCAACTGGATGAATGAAATAAAACGTTTTTGTCCAGTTCTGCGAGCCATAAAGTTTCTTGGAAATCCTGATGAAAGG AAGCATATACGGGAAAATCTGCTGGTTGCTGGAAAGTTTGATGTTTGTGTCACCAGTTTTGAAATGGCAATTAAAGAGAAATCTGCCCTGCGCCAGTTTAGTTGGCGCTATATTATAATTGATGAAGCTCATCGAATCAAGAATGAGAATTCACTTCTTTCAAAGACAATGAGACTATACAAGACTAATTATCGCCTCCTTATTACGGGTACTCCGCTGCAG AATAATCTTCATGAACTATGGTCTCTTCTCAATTTTCTTCTGCCAGAGATATTCAGCTCATCTGAGACTTTTGATCAATGGTTCCAAATATCTGGTGATAATGACCAGCAGGAGGTTGTTCAACAACTTCATAAG GTTCTCCGACCATTCCTTCTCCGAAGGTTGAAATCAGATGTTGAGAAAGGTTTGCCTCCCAAGAAGGAAACAATACTTAAAGTTGGTATGTCCCAAATGCAGAAACAGTATTATAAGGCATTATTGCAAAAAGATCTTGAGGTTATAAATGCTGGTGGTGAGCGCAAGCGTCTTCTGAACATAGCAATGCAGCTGCGTAAATGTTGTAATCACCCATATCTTTTTCAAGGTGCTGAACCTGGTCCTCCATATACTACTGGAGAGCATCTCATTACTAATTCAG GAAAAATGGTTCTTCTTGATAAGTTGCTCCGGAAACTCAAAGAGCGTGACTCAAGGGTGCTAATATTCTCACAG ATGACAAGGCTGCTAGACATCCTGGAAGATTATTTAATGTTTTGTGGGTACCAGTACTGTCGGATTGATGGCAATACTGGTGGAGAAGATCGTGATGCTTCAATTGATGCCTTCAATAAGCCAGGAAGTGAGAAATTTGTCTTCTTATTATCGACCAGGGCTGGAGGTCTTGGGATCAATCTTGCTACTGCGGATATTGTCATTCTTTATGACAGTGATTG GAATCCACAAGTTGATTTGCAGGCTCAGGATCGTGCTCATAGGATTGGGCAAAAGAAAGAAGTTCAAGTGTTCCGTTTTTGTACTGAG TACACAATTGAGGAAAAAGTGATTGAGAGAGCTTATAAAAAGCTTGCTCTTGATGCTTTGGTGATCCAACAAGGGCGATTAGCAGAGCAGAAGA ctGTTAACAAAGATGAGCTCCTTCAAATGGTGAGATTTGGTGCTGAAATGGTTTTCAGTTCCAAGGATAGCACAATTACTGATGAGGATATAGATCGGATTATTGCCAAAGGAGAAGAGGCAACAGCTGAGCTTGATGCTAAGATGAAGAAATTCACAGAAGATgcaatcaaattcaaaatggaTGACA CTGCTGATCtgtatgattttgatgatgaaaag GATGAGAACAAGTTAGACTTCAAGAAAATTGTCAGTGAGAATTGGATTGAACCACCAAAAAGAGAGAGGAAGCGCAA TTACTCAGAATCTGAATACTTCAAGCAAACAATGCGCCAAAGTGGTCCAGCCAGACCAAGAGAGCCTCGAATTCCACGCATGCCCCAGTT GCATGATTTCCAGTTTTTCAATACACAGAGGCTAAATGAACTTTATGAAAAAGAAGTACGCTTTCTCATG CAAACACATCAGAAGAACCAGTTAAAGGATACCATAGATGTGGATGAGCCAGAAG AGTTGGGAGACCCATTAACTGCAGAAGAGCAGGACGAAAAGGAGCAGTTGTTAGAAGAG GGATTCTCTTCATGGACTAGAAGAGATTTTAATACTTTCATTAGGGCCTGTGAGAAATACGGTCGTAGTGATGTAAAAAGTATAGCTTCTGAAATGGAAGGTAAAACAGAGGAGGAAGTCGAAAGATATGCCAAAGTTTTCAAAGAAAGATACAAAGAGTTAAACG ATTATGACAGGATCATCAAGAACATTGAAAGAGGGGAGGCTAGAATTTCTCGCAAGGATGAGATCATGAAAGCAATTGGGAAGAAATTGGATAGATACAAGAACCCATGGCTTGAATTGAAGATACAGTATGGTCAGAACAAAGGGAAGCTATATAATGAAGAATGTGATCGGTTCATG ATTTGCATGGTTCATAAGCTTGGCTATGGGAACTGGGATGAGCTGAAGGCTGCATTCCGAACATCACCTTTGTTCCGTTTTGATTGGTTTGTGAAGTCTCGAACAACTCAAGAGCTTGCAAGGAGATGTGACACCCTCATTCGATTGGTGGAGAGGGAAAACCAAGAATATGATGAAAGAGAGAGACAGGCCCGTAAAGAGAAGAAGCTTGCAAAG AACATGACTCCGTCGAAGCGGGCGCTAGCAAGGCAGGCAGCGGAGAGCCCACCTCCAacattaaagaagaagaaacagttgttgatggatgattacGTCAGCTCA GGGAAAAGGAAGAAATGA